A section of the Kiritimatiellia bacterium genome encodes:
- a CDS encoding MFS transporter, which yields MTAEQVAQRIGRYRWLICALLFINTANNYLDRQMLGILVPKLEGMFNWPKEIGWARIVMAFQLAYAVGLPFFGRLVDRFGTRATYAWATIFWGFAAWGHMFCREWWQFGIMRLFLGLGEAVNFPAAIKAVTEWFPRRERALATGIFNSGANIGAVITPALVPWLATRFGWQYAFLVGGSINFIFVAMWWPLYRRPQEMRRLDPAELSYILSDKDEEPPVKLPWWQLLRHREAWAFVIGKFMTDPIWWFYLFWLPKWLNKDFGLDLKQLGWPLIVVYTFVTIGSIGGGYISSALLRSGRSVNFARKMAFLLMALCVVPVSVITRLSNVWWAVIYVGLAAAAHQGWSANLFTLVSDCFPKNAVASVIGIGGMAGSIGAILFSEFIGRWLERTGRYWLLFFIGSTAYLIALAIIHALVPRIRPVDLGGPAADRR from the coding sequence ATGACAGCCGAACAGGTTGCGCAGCGGATCGGGCGGTATCGGTGGCTGATCTGCGCACTGCTCTTCATCAACACCGCCAATAACTACCTGGACCGGCAGATGCTCGGCATCCTCGTGCCGAAGCTGGAGGGCATGTTCAACTGGCCGAAGGAAATCGGCTGGGCGCGCATCGTGATGGCGTTCCAGCTCGCGTACGCGGTCGGTTTGCCGTTCTTCGGCCGACTCGTGGACCGCTTTGGCACGCGCGCCACCTACGCATGGGCGACCATCTTCTGGGGCTTTGCGGCGTGGGGGCACATGTTCTGCCGCGAGTGGTGGCAGTTCGGCATCATGCGGCTCTTTCTAGGCCTCGGCGAGGCGGTGAACTTCCCCGCCGCGATCAAGGCGGTCACTGAGTGGTTTCCCCGCCGCGAGCGCGCACTGGCAACCGGCATCTTCAACTCCGGCGCGAACATCGGCGCGGTGATCACCCCCGCCCTGGTGCCCTGGCTGGCGACGCGGTTCGGCTGGCAGTACGCGTTCCTCGTGGGCGGTTCGATCAACTTCATCTTTGTCGCGATGTGGTGGCCGCTCTACCGCCGACCGCAGGAGATGCGCCGGCTGGACCCGGCTGAGCTCTCCTACATCCTCAGCGACAAGGACGAGGAGCCGCCCGTGAAGCTGCCCTGGTGGCAGCTGCTACGCCACCGCGAAGCGTGGGCGTTCGTAATCGGCAAGTTCATGACCGACCCGATCTGGTGGTTCTACTTGTTCTGGCTGCCGAAATGGCTGAACAAGGACTTCGGGCTGGACCTGAAACAGCTCGGCTGGCCGCTGATCGTCGTCTACACGTTCGTGACCATCGGCAGCATTGGCGGCGGTTACATCTCCTCCGCGCTGTTGCGCTCCGGCCGCTCGGTGAACTTCGCGCGCAAAATGGCGTTTCTGCTGATGGCGCTGTGCGTGGTGCCGGTGTCGGTGATCACCCGGCTCTCGAACGTGTGGTGGGCGGTGATCTACGTGGGCTTGGCCGCCGCTGCGCACCAGGGCTGGTCCGCGAACCTGTTCACGCTGGTCTCGGACTGCTTTCCGAAGAACGCGGTCGCCAGCGTGATCGGAATCGGCGGCATGGCCGGCTCGATCGGCGCCATCCTGTTCTCCGAGTTCATCGGGCGCTGGCTCGAGCGCACCGGCCGCTACTGGCTGCTGTTCTTCATCGGCTCGACCGCGTACCTGATCGCATTGGCGATCATCCACGCGCTGGTGCCGCGCATCCGGCCGGTCGATCTCGGTGGGCCGGCCGCGGACCGCCGCTGA
- a CDS encoding DUF58 domain-containing protein, producing the protein MPALIHRFLTADELGQLNRLTLQSRRVVEGTLAGRHRSPLRGASSEFADHRAYIPGDDPKRLDWKVLARTDRHYIRRYEEETNLRVYVALDRSASMDYGSRHVTKFQYAVRLTAALGYVVVRARDSVGLYVFSERIDESLGAGNSRLHFNNLLERLDRLRPKGTTRTAAALHRIADDIQRRALVVLISDLLDEPDDVARALAHFRRQHHDVIVLQVLDPAELELPFPRGAEFEDLETGEVVAADPRGIREEYRRLIEEFVDRHRRTCAELGLDHRIVNTAQPLDRFLRAYLDERKRLH; encoded by the coding sequence ATGCCCGCGCTGATCCATCGCTTCCTGACCGCTGACGAACTCGGCCAGCTCAACCGGTTGACGCTACAGTCCCGCCGCGTCGTGGAAGGCACGCTCGCCGGCCGTCACCGCAGCCCGCTGCGCGGCGCCAGCTCCGAGTTTGCGGACCACCGTGCGTACATCCCCGGTGATGACCCGAAGCGGCTCGACTGGAAAGTGCTCGCCCGCACCGACCGCCACTACATCCGCCGCTACGAGGAGGAAACCAACCTGCGCGTGTACGTCGCGCTCGACCGCAGCGCGTCCATGGACTACGGCTCGCGCCACGTGACCAAGTTCCAGTACGCGGTGCGCCTGACCGCGGCGCTCGGCTACGTCGTCGTCCGTGCGCGCGACTCGGTGGGGTTGTACGTGTTCTCCGAGCGGATTGATGAGTCCCTCGGCGCGGGCAACTCGCGGCTACACTTCAACAACCTGCTCGAGCGCCTCGACCGGCTGCGGCCGAAAGGGACCACCCGCACCGCGGCCGCGCTGCACCGTATCGCCGACGACATCCAGCGGCGCGCGCTCGTAGTGCTGATCTCGGACCTGCTCGACGAGCCCGACGACGTCGCCCGCGCGCTCGCACACTTCCGCCGGCAGCATCACGACGTGATCGTGCTGCAGGTGCTCGATCCCGCCGAGCTCGAGTTGCCGTTCCCCCGCGGCGCAGAGTTCGAAGACCTCGAAACCGGCGAGGTTGTCGCCGCGGACCCCCGCGGCATCCGTGAAGAGTACCGTCGGCTCATCGAGGAGTTCGTCGACCGCCATCGCCGCACCTGCGCGGAGCTGGGGCTGGACCATCGCATCGTCAACACCGCCCAACCGCTCGACCGGTTTCTGCGCGCCTACCTCGACGAACGCAAGCGTCTCCATTGA